In the Leptospira sp. WS4.C2 genome, one interval contains:
- a CDS encoding ATP-binding protein, translating to MLAHNGKKVLAPVNGVANLTPDQKYFQIKQDGSWSTTSPYHFRHYDFSALLESFDEGALYSLDLMETPLKDYFQKFNKDSSFKIVLSPFCRYQHLNFEEMILRDMKDAYLAFIELLKLIFPKAEVSNFFEVPSLHFEHPNGIPEYFLHKQFREPVDKTRKSLIQHEVLFLGAESIFHILRKLYYNEPFTKRHLAVFLVDRKGRMDLEPRQFFLTNGQALAFIPANLDKRYKIASFETVFEEVKPMDVDSLGYFNIYEHYSITLYEKLPAARKEFSCIDCMECNNYCPTHANPVQLIKGKTEEFEKSQCISCGICTVYCPSGIDIRRRIEGVVV from the coding sequence ATGCTTGCGCATAACGGTAAGAAGGTGCTTGCTCCAGTCAATGGGGTGGCAAATTTAACTCCCGACCAGAAGTACTTCCAAATCAAACAAGACGGTTCTTGGTCTACCACTTCTCCCTACCATTTTCGCCACTATGATTTTTCTGCACTTTTAGAGTCTTTTGACGAAGGTGCTTTGTATTCTTTAGATTTGATGGAAACTCCACTTAAGGATTACTTTCAAAAATTTAATAAAGATTCTTCTTTCAAAATCGTTCTTTCCCCTTTTTGCAGATACCAACATCTCAATTTTGAAGAAATGATCCTTCGAGATATGAAGGATGCTTATTTAGCATTTATTGAACTTTTGAAATTGATATTTCCGAAAGCAGAGGTATCCAATTTTTTTGAAGTTCCATCTTTGCATTTTGAGCATCCCAATGGAATCCCTGAATATTTTTTACACAAACAATTTCGCGAACCAGTGGATAAAACGAGGAAGTCATTAATTCAACATGAGGTTCTTTTTTTAGGTGCAGAATCAATATTCCACATCTTACGTAAGTTATACTATAACGAACCGTTCACGAAGCGACATTTAGCAGTGTTTTTGGTAGATCGTAAAGGAAGAATGGATTTGGAACCTCGCCAGTTCTTTTTAACTAATGGTCAGGCATTAGCATTCATTCCAGCAAACTTAGACAAACGTTACAAAATTGCTTCGTTTGAAACTGTATTCGAAGAAGTAAAACCAATGGATGTAGATTCTCTTGGTTACTTCAATATTTACGAACATTACTCCATCACGTTATACGAAAAACTTCCCGCAGCAAGAAAAGAATTCAGTTGTATTGACTGTATGGAGTGTAATAACTACTGTCCCACTCACGCAAATCCTGTGCAACTCATCAAAGGTAAAACAGAAGAGTTTGAAAAGAGTCAATGTATTTCCTGTGGGATCTGTACCGTGTATTGTCCTTCTGGAATTGATATTCGGAGACGAATCGAAGGAGTTGTTGTTTAA
- a CDS encoding PTS sugar transporter subunit IIA encodes MNQLLEILDPKNIIFDFKASTKEDAIRKMISHMVTTQTLDQSHEEETVSSLMNREKSMSTGIGSGVAIPHCSVHYVNELKCAMAIAPQGIDFDALDHGLVQIFIMLIVPKNKFQDHIKTLALIAKTLNIPEEREKLIKAKNFEEIQKAFLSKS; translated from the coding sequence ATGAATCAACTTCTGGAGATTCTGGACCCTAAAAATATCATTTTCGATTTCAAAGCATCTACCAAAGAAGATGCCATTCGAAAGATGATCTCTCATATGGTCACCACACAAACGTTAGATCAAAGTCATGAAGAGGAAACAGTTTCTTCTTTAATGAATCGAGAAAAATCCATGTCTACCGGCATTGGAAGTGGGGTGGCGATTCCACATTGTTCCGTTCATTATGTTAATGAGTTGAAATGCGCTATGGCGATTGCACCTCAAGGAATCGACTTCGATGCTTTAGATCATGGTTTGGTTCAAATATTTATCATGCTGATTGTTCCTAAAAATAAATTTCAGGATCATATCAAAACATTGGCATTGATTGCAAAAACTCTAAACATTCCAGAAGAAAGAGAAAAACTCATCAAAGCCAAAAATTTCGAAGAAATTCAAAAGGCATTCCTTTCAAAAAGTTAA
- a CDS encoding PEGA domain-containing protein, which translates to MKHKISALFIILGLLCNALPLYSIDDYYNFPNQSYKGSVTYESSRNLCLFSFVATTPDPTKEYLTKGIPSVLLSELRNLEYTYVEYPKANVIYHSFGEAPVLTLQEKIDAESPNVKRKKKEINDEKDLQDLRSGKKQLAPEKDPRYVKVTIKQLWDKKAPTPDESFGLANKLNCDYIIGGSFEVRDNELLTKVFLYDDFEGKIIPFEHKTSIIRAYQEMTPLGESIREKLQGKDTTTVEVSAGVEEDALVYLDGIYLGKTPLIGKKFPVGKRSLFVFKEGFHPYKQDVQLEKGRPFQLDVKLSLKLSNSYITVSTNVESDVYLGIQYLGKTPLHRIAIPSGMNRLRISKEGYIDSFRAVDARDNEEVVVDVEMREGKTDVYYKNKQNVFLDHTYKDFATYSLHGSLLFYASYVYLNYASRQAYSAARSQVTLVNASAISSFNQNNPNEFFFWYGVQNSIIDDAESKARSLKRVAGTLPMENRRDRQLVGGPMVIMMGLMLVSAATFYILGLDEETLEFGYLPLSPSAVSYGQNAREGYGYMQFNLRY; encoded by the coding sequence ATGAAACATAAAATTTCAGCATTATTCATCATTCTCGGTCTTCTATGTAATGCATTGCCGTTATATTCGATTGATGATTATTATAATTTTCCAAATCAAAGTTACAAGGGGAGCGTTACCTATGAATCCTCTCGTAATTTATGTTTGTTCTCGTTCGTTGCAACCACCCCAGATCCTACCAAAGAATATTTGACCAAAGGAATTCCTTCCGTTTTACTTTCAGAACTTCGTAATTTAGAATATACCTATGTGGAATACCCGAAAGCAAATGTGATTTATCATTCGTTTGGGGAAGCACCTGTTTTGACTCTGCAAGAGAAGATTGATGCAGAATCCCCCAATGTAAAAAGAAAAAAGAAAGAGATTAATGACGAGAAAGATTTACAAGACTTGCGATCTGGTAAAAAACAACTGGCTCCAGAAAAAGATCCTCGTTATGTAAAAGTAACAATCAAACAACTATGGGACAAGAAGGCCCCAACTCCCGATGAATCCTTTGGTTTGGCGAATAAATTAAATTGTGATTATATTATTGGAGGTTCTTTTGAGGTTAGAGATAATGAGCTGCTTACCAAAGTTTTTCTTTATGACGACTTTGAAGGAAAAATAATTCCATTTGAGCACAAAACTTCTATAATACGAGCGTATCAAGAAATGACTCCCCTCGGTGAATCCATTCGGGAGAAATTGCAGGGAAAAGACACAACCACTGTAGAAGTTTCTGCCGGTGTCGAGGAGGATGCTCTTGTTTATCTGGACGGGATTTATTTGGGAAAAACTCCTTTAATTGGGAAAAAATTCCCCGTCGGCAAACGATCATTGTTTGTCTTCAAAGAAGGGTTTCATCCTTACAAACAAGATGTCCAATTAGAGAAGGGGAGACCTTTTCAATTGGATGTTAAACTCTCTTTGAAGTTAAGTAATTCATATATTACTGTTAGTACGAATGTTGAATCAGATGTGTATTTGGGGATTCAGTATTTAGGCAAAACACCTTTGCATCGTATCGCCATTCCTTCTGGAATGAATCGATTGCGGATATCAAAAGAAGGTTATATTGATAGTTTTCGCGCAGTGGATGCAAGGGATAATGAAGAGGTTGTGGTTGATGTAGAAATGCGAGAAGGCAAAACGGATGTTTATTATAAGAATAAACAAAATGTTTTCCTAGATCATACCTATAAAGACTTTGCCACCTATTCATTGCATGGTTCTCTTTTGTTTTATGCAAGTTATGTGTATTTGAATTACGCATCAAGACAGGCCTACTCAGCTGCCAGATCTCAAGTGACCCTTGTGAATGCAAGTGCCATCTCTTCCTTTAATCAAAACAACCCAAATGAATTTTTCTTTTGGTATGGGGTTCAAAATTCTATCATTGATGATGCCGAATCAAAAGCCAGAAGTTTGAAACGTGTGGCCGGGACCTTACCAATGGAAAACCGCAGGGATCGACAATTAGTTGGGGGCCCTATGGTCATTATGATGGGACTGATGTTGGTATCTGCGGCTACTTTTTATATTTTGGGCCTTGATGAGGAAACGTTAGAATTTGGTTATTTGCCTTTAAGTCCTTCCGCAGTAAGCTATGGCCAGAATGCACGTGAGGGTTATGGATATATGCAGTTTAACTTGCGTTATTAG
- a CDS encoding ABC transporter permease subunit, whose amino-acid sequence MKSEIFRFLYFLLLLSFISSFISEFHTKDKSYLYADAGLTEIQSQEKSFLSYYVQFWKSLVWESGGKTENGETVYSHIGTRFLSTFHLAIFSLLFGSFLAFGLSLAATYFRSGILYDIVSFSSNLILSTPIFIVAILLLIVFFYRLEWFPPGGYESGNTYYVVLPGITLGSRIYARMSLYLLPEIRKEADSKYVQLLQTRSYPWSHIVGKEIFLKVLPIALILLILDFGSLLSGAMVVEEIFFFPGIGKSLYFSIKSMDTKLLATLLMYSGILFYILNRIGFYLQRMFSGGV is encoded by the coding sequence GTGAAGTCGGAAATTTTCCGTTTTCTGTATTTTTTACTGCTGTTATCTTTCATCAGTAGTTTTATTTCCGAGTTCCATACAAAAGATAAATCGTATTTATATGCAGATGCAGGACTGACAGAGATCCAAAGTCAGGAAAAAAGTTTTTTGTCTTACTATGTCCAGTTTTGGAAATCATTGGTTTGGGAATCAGGTGGTAAAACAGAAAATGGGGAGACGGTATATTCACATATTGGAACTCGATTTCTTTCTACCTTTCACCTAGCGATCTTTAGTCTGCTTTTCGGTTCCTTTCTTGCTTTTGGACTTTCTCTTGCGGCAACTTACTTCCGGTCGGGAATATTATATGATATAGTTTCCTTCAGCTCTAATTTGATTTTATCGACTCCCATTTTCATTGTCGCAATACTATTGTTAATTGTGTTTTTTTACCGACTGGAATGGTTTCCTCCCGGTGGGTATGAATCTGGAAATACATACTACGTGGTATTGCCGGGAATTACTTTGGGTTCTCGTATCTACGCGAGAATGTCCTTGTATCTATTACCAGAAATTCGAAAGGAAGCAGATTCAAAGTATGTGCAGTTATTACAAACGAGGTCTTATCCTTGGAGTCATATTGTCGGAAAGGAAATTTTCTTAAAAGTTCTGCCGATTGCACTCATCCTTTTAATTTTAGATTTTGGGTCTTTGTTGTCGGGAGCAATGGTAGTAGAAGAGATTTTCTTTTTTCCTGGAATTGGAAAGTCTTTGTACTTTTCCATTAAATCGATGGATACAAAGTTACTGGCAACTTTGCTTATGTATTCCGGAATTCTATTTTATATTTTGAATCGCATTGGATTTTATTTACAAAGAATGTTTTCAGGTGGGGTATAA
- a CDS encoding ABC transporter permease subunit — protein sequence MAVHTLVRFLFFGLVFLGAFILSSPTNVDLTNNNLPILSPGFFAGTDRLGRDNLALFCYGSLSTIVLVVPARILTIFVSFFLSAFSIFFPKRSEWILSGIVSVSLAIPSLLSALVVISLLPNNPFAIFIAILVSDWALSYETLSAKIREIKQSSYLSASLCMGAKPYQLILLHYLPALRDMFGFLFFSGLPSVVMTTALFSYLGIQTSLGDTGPGLGEQISFSKDYFDKTPVSVLLPIVAILTLVYSLGSNQKKNET from the coding sequence ATGGCAGTCCATACCCTTGTTAGATTTTTATTTTTTGGATTGGTTTTTTTGGGTGCATTCATTTTGTCCTCACCTACAAATGTAGACTTAACCAATAATAATTTGCCCATTCTTTCACCTGGCTTTTTTGCAGGAACGGATCGTTTGGGGAGAGACAACTTAGCCTTGTTTTGTTATGGGTCTCTATCCACGATTGTTCTTGTTGTCCCTGCTCGCATTTTGACTATCTTTGTATCCTTTTTTTTGTCTGCTTTTTCTATCTTCTTTCCTAAAAGATCTGAATGGATTCTTTCAGGTATTGTTTCCGTATCACTTGCGATTCCTTCTTTATTGTCTGCTTTGGTAGTGATTAGTCTGTTACCTAACAATCCATTTGCAATTTTTATTGCTATCCTTGTTTCTGATTGGGCTTTGTCATACGAAACACTTTCAGCCAAGATTCGTGAAATCAAACAAAGTTCTTATTTATCCGCTTCCCTTTGCATGGGTGCCAAGCCGTATCAGCTCATTCTTTTACATTATCTACCAGCCCTCCGCGATATGTTCGGTTTTTTATTTTTTTCCGGATTACCGAGTGTAGTTATGACAACTGCCTTGTTTTCCTATTTAGGAATCCAAACATCACTTGGAGACACAGGTCCTGGGCTTGGAGAACAAATCTCATTTTCTAAAGATTATTTTGACAAGACACCAGTTTCCGTTTTGCTTCCGATAGTTGCCATTTTAACTTTGGTGTATTCTTTGGGATCTAACCAGAAAAAGAATGAAACATAA